One window of Curtobacterium sp. 458 genomic DNA carries:
- a CDS encoding phosphatase domain-containing protein: MPDPTPHEPSLAEPILHRAARIEDAVQEFREQRARRRGLVPTVIPYTGYGAPGWVRVLARVLLTRRGLASDASYIGVRGWRSFTSVAVDSAEVTITAGGRSHVVQSDRGGVVDAIVPIDLEPGWRTIELSAGGTRAVQADVFVVHPDTRFGLLSDIDDTVMVTSLPRPMLAAWNSFVLTEHARRPVPGMSVLYERVLAQHPGAPTVYLSTGAWNVAPTLQRFLTRNMYPTGTLLLTDWGPTHDRFFRSGQLHKQENLRRLARDFPDVQWLLVGDDGQHDESLYGEFSREHPDNVAAVAIRQLSTSEAVLAGGRSKAQERSRDSAAPWVFAPDGAGLWTELQRVGVVEAD, translated from the coding sequence ATGCCCGACCCGACTCCCCACGAGCCGTCGCTGGCCGAGCCGATCCTGCACCGAGCGGCACGCATCGAGGACGCCGTGCAGGAGTTCCGCGAGCAGCGCGCCCGTCGCCGCGGACTCGTCCCCACCGTGATCCCCTACACCGGGTACGGTGCCCCGGGCTGGGTCCGCGTCCTCGCGCGCGTGCTGCTCACCCGCCGCGGCCTGGCCTCGGACGCCTCGTACATCGGGGTCCGCGGGTGGCGCAGCTTCACGAGCGTGGCGGTCGACTCGGCCGAGGTCACGATCACGGCCGGCGGTCGCAGCCACGTCGTCCAGTCGGACCGCGGCGGTGTGGTCGACGCCATCGTCCCGATCGACCTCGAGCCCGGGTGGCGCACGATCGAGCTCTCCGCCGGGGGCACGCGCGCCGTCCAGGCCGACGTCTTCGTGGTGCACCCGGACACCCGCTTCGGGCTGCTCTCGGACATCGACGACACCGTGATGGTGACGAGCCTCCCCCGCCCGATGCTCGCGGCGTGGAACTCGTTCGTCCTCACCGAGCACGCACGACGTCCGGTCCCGGGCATGTCCGTCCTCTACGAACGCGTGCTCGCGCAGCACCCCGGTGCCCCGACGGTCTACCTGTCCACGGGCGCGTGGAACGTCGCGCCGACCCTGCAGCGGTTCCTCACCCGGAACATGTACCCGACCGGCACCCTGCTGCTGACGGACTGGGGTCCGACGCACGACCGCTTCTTCCGCAGCGGTCAGCTCCACAAGCAGGAGAACCTCCGGCGTCTGGCCCGTGACTTCCCGGACGTGCAGTGGTTGCTCGTCGGCGACGACGGCCAGCACGACGAGTCGCTGTACGGCGAGTTCTCGCGGGAGCACCCGGACAACGTCGCCGCGGTGGCGATCCGGCAGCTTTCCACGAGCGAGGCGGTCCTCGCCGGTGGCCGCTCGAAGGCGCAGGAGCGGTCGCGTGACTCGGCGGCACCGTGGGTGTTCGCGCCGGACGGCGCCGGACTCTGGACGGAGTTGCAGCGCGTCGGGGTCGTCGAGGCGGACTGA
- a CDS encoding glycoside hydrolase family 15 protein — protein MAWFDRGMHSARIEDHALIGDTYTAALVTRDGTVDWACLPRFDSPSTFAALLGSAEHGGWSLRPTDQDATVHRRYVGDSLVLSTVWTTSTGVVEVTDFMPMGAHRASIVRRVRGLRGEVEVEQVLTIRFDYARALPWVRQIGGEEDPALLATAGPGSVVVRGPRFRSHDRHHRVTTTVRDGEVLDTVLTWYPSHREPPEPLDVTAALHRTTRWWEDWMTPVRTHGRYVDATRRSLLLLRAMTHGETGGVVAAATTSLPEDPGGERNWDYRYVWLRDASLALASLIAHGYRDEAAHWRGWLLRAIAGDPADVQIMYGVAGERDLPERTLDELPGYAHSTPVRIGNGAYTQYQGDVFGEVLAALHDARELGVEENADSWALQRALLGYVEEHWQEPDNGIWEMRGPRRHFTHSRAMIWAAFDRGVAAVEEFGLEGPVDRWRTLREQVRAEIEEHGWNPERNSYRQHYDTDEVDASLLVLPQIGYVKADDPRMTGTVAAIEHDLRTGDDGLVLRYRTEAGFDGLSGSEHPFLACSFWLVEQYAASGRIEDAERLMDVLVGFANDVGMLSEEIDVATGHHIGNTPQALSHLTLVSAADAIARARGASAGHRTRLAVHDGGTRSWTGEGERAGTAS, from the coding sequence GTGGCGTGGTTCGATCGGGGCATGCACTCTGCGCGCATCGAGGACCACGCCCTGATCGGCGACACCTACACCGCGGCGCTCGTCACGCGGGACGGCACGGTCGACTGGGCCTGCCTCCCCCGCTTCGACAGCCCGTCCACCTTCGCGGCGCTGCTCGGGTCCGCCGAGCACGGCGGCTGGTCACTGCGTCCCACCGACCAGGACGCCACCGTCCACCGTCGCTACGTCGGTGACTCCCTGGTCCTCTCCACGGTCTGGACGACGAGCACCGGCGTCGTCGAGGTCACGGACTTCATGCCGATGGGCGCACACCGGGCCTCGATCGTGCGTCGCGTCCGCGGACTCCGAGGGGAGGTCGAGGTCGAGCAGGTCCTGACGATCCGGTTCGACTACGCACGGGCCCTGCCGTGGGTGCGGCAGATCGGCGGCGAGGAAGACCCCGCGCTCCTCGCCACGGCCGGCCCCGGTTCGGTCGTCGTGCGCGGTCCGCGCTTCCGCTCGCACGACCGCCACCACCGGGTGACCACGACCGTGCGGGACGGCGAGGTCCTCGACACCGTCCTGACCTGGTACCCGTCCCACCGCGAGCCGCCGGAGCCCCTCGACGTGACCGCGGCACTGCACCGGACCACGCGCTGGTGGGAGGACTGGATGACGCCGGTCCGCACCCACGGCCGGTACGTCGACGCGACACGACGGTCGCTGCTCCTCCTCCGTGCCATGACCCACGGTGAGACCGGCGGCGTCGTGGCGGCCGCGACCACGAGCCTCCCGGAGGACCCCGGCGGCGAACGCAACTGGGACTACCGGTACGTGTGGCTGCGCGACGCCTCGCTCGCCCTCGCCTCGCTGATCGCGCACGGGTACCGCGACGAGGCCGCGCACTGGCGCGGCTGGCTGCTCCGCGCGATCGCCGGCGACCCGGCCGACGTGCAGATCATGTACGGCGTCGCGGGCGAGCGGGACCTGCCCGAGCGCACCCTCGACGAGCTGCCCGGGTACGCGCACTCGACGCCGGTCCGGATCGGCAACGGGGCGTACACGCAGTACCAGGGCGACGTGTTCGGTGAGGTCCTCGCGGCCCTCCACGACGCCCGCGAGCTCGGCGTCGAGGAGAACGCCGACTCCTGGGCGCTCCAGCGGGCCCTGCTCGGGTACGTCGAGGAGCACTGGCAGGAGCCGGACAACGGCATCTGGGAGATGCGGGGACCCCGGCGCCACTTCACGCACTCCCGCGCGATGATCTGGGCGGCGTTCGACCGCGGCGTCGCAGCCGTCGAGGAGTTCGGCCTCGAGGGCCCGGTCGACCGCTGGCGCACGCTCCGCGAACAGGTGCGCGCCGAGATCGAGGAGCACGGCTGGAACCCGGAGCGGAACAGCTACCGGCAGCACTACGACACCGACGAGGTCGACGCGAGCCTGCTCGTGCTCCCGCAGATCGGCTACGTGAAGGCCGACGACCCACGCATGACGGGCACGGTCGCCGCGATCGAGCACGACCTCCGCACCGGCGACGACGGACTGGTCCTCCGCTACCGCACAGAGGCCGGGTTCGACGGCCTGTCCGGCAGCGAGCACCCGTTCCTCGCCTGCTCGTTCTGGCTCGTCGAGCAGTACGCCGCCTCCGGCCGGATCGAGGACGCCGAACGCCTCATGGACGTGCTCGTCGGCTTCGCGAACGACGTCGGCATGCTTTCCGAGGAGATCGACGTCGCGACGGGGCACCACATCGGCAACACCCCGCAGGCGCTGTCGCACCTGACGCTCGTCTCGGCGGCCGATGCGATCGCGCGCGCCCGCGGCGCGTCGGCGGGGCACCGGACGCGCCTCGCCGTCCACGACGGCGGCACGCGCTCCTGGACCGGTGAGGGCGAGCGCGCCGGCACCGCGTCCTGA
- a CDS encoding glucose-6-phosphate dehydrogenase produces MTDKRTLIIFGATGDLASRLLLPGLGTFLQSGRAVPVQLIGTGRSARSEEQWKDVVTKSFASQDVKGPEVDATLESTQFIQGDPTDPKHLEALLAAADAEPILYFALPPQIASDICEALQEVELPEGTTLAFEKPFGTDVASAEALNKTVLELVPEERVHRTDHFLGRTTVLNIIGLRFANRLFEPIWNADNIEKVDVFYDETLGLENRAQYYDEAGALVDMIQSHLLQILGLVTMDAPAAIDAVEFRSSLARVLRSTRLKGDDPKVASRRAVYTEGTIDGKELPSYQDEDGVDKTRGTETLAEIEVEVDTARWAGVPFTLRSGKALGASRKEVLITFKPVTRLPSGLTGRPKQDTLRIVLNPDEIELSVSANGGGNPFEMGQVTLSSTFDDGELTPYGEVLNGIFHDDPLLSIRGDVAERCWEIVEPVVDAWKANDVPLEEYRAGSRGPADWVSSS; encoded by the coding sequence GTGACCGACAAGCGCACCCTCATCATCTTCGGCGCGACGGGCGACCTCGCCTCCCGCCTGCTGCTGCCGGGCCTCGGCACGTTCCTGCAGAGCGGTCGAGCGGTCCCCGTCCAGCTGATCGGTACGGGCCGCAGCGCCCGGAGCGAGGAGCAGTGGAAGGACGTCGTCACGAAGTCGTTCGCGTCGCAGGACGTGAAGGGCCCGGAGGTCGACGCGACCCTCGAGTCGACGCAGTTCATCCAGGGCGACCCGACCGACCCGAAGCACCTCGAGGCGCTCCTCGCGGCCGCCGACGCCGAGCCGATCCTCTACTTCGCGCTCCCGCCGCAGATCGCCTCGGACATCTGCGAGGCGCTGCAGGAGGTCGAGCTCCCCGAGGGCACGACGCTCGCGTTCGAGAAGCCGTTCGGCACCGACGTCGCCAGTGCCGAGGCGCTCAACAAGACCGTCCTCGAGCTCGTCCCCGAGGAGCGCGTGCACCGCACCGACCACTTCCTCGGTCGCACCACGGTGCTCAACATCATCGGCCTGCGGTTCGCGAACCGCCTCTTCGAGCCGATCTGGAACGCGGACAACATCGAGAAGGTCGACGTCTTCTACGACGAGACCCTCGGCCTCGAGAACCGCGCGCAGTACTACGACGAGGCCGGCGCCCTCGTCGACATGATCCAGTCGCACCTGCTGCAGATCCTCGGACTCGTCACGATGGACGCCCCGGCCGCCATCGACGCCGTCGAGTTCCGTTCCTCGCTCGCCCGTGTACTGCGGTCGACGCGGCTCAAGGGCGACGACCCCAAGGTCGCGTCCCGCCGTGCCGTCTACACCGAGGGCACGATCGACGGCAAGGAACTGCCGTCCTACCAGGACGAGGACGGCGTCGACAAGACGCGTGGCACCGAGACGCTGGCCGAGATCGAGGTCGAAGTCGACACCGCTCGCTGGGCCGGTGTGCCGTTCACGCTCCGTTCCGGCAAGGCGCTCGGCGCCAGCCGCAAGGAAGTGCTCATCACCTTCAAGCCCGTCACGCGCCTGCCCTCCGGTCTGACCGGTCGGCCGAAGCAGGACACGCTGCGCATCGTCCTGAACCCGGACGAGATCGAGCTGAGCGTGTCGGCGAACGGCGGCGGCAACCCGTTCGAGATGGGCCAGGTCACGCTGTCCTCAACGTTCGACGACGGCGAGCTCACGCCCTACGGCGAGGTCCTCAACGGCATCTTCCACGACGACCCGCTGCTCTCCATCCGCGGTGACGTGGCGGAGCGCTGCTGGGAGATCGTCGAGCCGGTCGTCGACGCCTGGAAGGCGAACGACGTCCCGCTCGAGGAGTACCGCGCCGGTTCGCGCGGCCCGGCGGACTGGGTGAGCTCGTCCTGA
- a CDS encoding cytochrome c oxidase subunit 4 codes for MRANKNLFWILFVFFILADAAYTIWSIIYYNGVIEWVGTVSIGLTGIMSAFIAFYLGKVMSSQGGVLPEDRADANIEDGDAELGHFSPWSWWPILLAFAVGICFLGVAAGLWLVPIGMAFVAVTLVGWVYEYYRGNFGH; via the coding sequence ATGCGCGCCAACAAGAACCTGTTCTGGATCCTGTTCGTCTTCTTCATCCTCGCGGATGCCGCGTACACGATCTGGTCGATCATCTACTACAACGGTGTCATCGAGTGGGTCGGCACGGTGTCGATCGGCCTCACCGGGATCATGTCCGCGTTCATCGCGTTCTACCTCGGCAAGGTCATGTCCTCGCAGGGCGGTGTCCTCCCCGAGGACCGCGCCGACGCGAACATCGAGGACGGTGACGCCGAGCTCGGGCACTTCAGCCCGTGGTCGTGGTGGCCGATCCTCCTGGCCTTCGCCGTGGGCATCTGCTTCCTCGGCGTCGCGGCCGGCCTCTGGCTCGTCCCGATCGGCATGGCGTTCGTCGCCGTGACGCTCGTGGGCTGGGTCTACGAGTACTACCGCGGGAACTTCGGACACTGA
- the ctaD gene encoding cytochrome c oxidase subunit I yields the protein MTTSLVGQPAAGTTTLDFQASKVGRKGNIIVRWITSTDHKTIGYMYLIASFIFFLLAGVMALVIRAQLFEPGLHVVATKEQYNQLFTMHGTIMLLLFATPLFSGFANAIMPLQIGAPDVAFPRLNGFAFWLYVFGALIAVGGFLTPQGAASFGWFAYAPLSDTTFTPGLGGTLWVFGLGMTGFSTILGAVNFITTIITMRAPGMTMFRMSIFTWNTLVTALLVLMAFPVLAAALFGLGLDRVFNAQIFNPANGGALLWQHLFWFFGHPEVYIIALPFFGIVSEIFPVFSRKPIFGYKTLVYATISIAALSVTVWAHHMYVTGGVLLPWFSLMTMLIAVPTGVKIFNWVGTMWRGSVTFETPLLWSVGFLITFTFGGLTGVILASPPLDFHVSDSYFVVAHFHYVVFGTVVFAMFAGFYFWWPKWTGKMLNERLGKIHFWLLFIGFHTTFLIQHWLGVIGMPRRYATYLPNDGFTWMNQLSTIGSMILAISFLPFIYNIYVTARNAPKVAVNDPWGYGRSLEWATSCPPPRHNFTSIPRIRSESPAFDLNHPEAGVPIGVGPAKDAPDAPTYDAAKGEVK from the coding sequence ATGACCACGTCGCTCGTCGGCCAGCCGGCGGCAGGCACCACGACCCTGGACTTCCAGGCGTCGAAGGTGGGCCGCAAGGGCAACATCATCGTCCGGTGGATCACCTCCACCGACCACAAGACCATCGGGTACATGTACCTGATCGCGTCGTTCATCTTCTTCCTGCTCGCGGGTGTGATGGCGCTCGTCATCCGCGCCCAGCTCTTCGAGCCCGGCCTGCACGTGGTCGCGACGAAGGAGCAGTACAACCAGCTCTTCACGATGCACGGCACGATCATGCTGCTGCTCTTCGCGACGCCGCTCTTCTCGGGCTTCGCGAACGCGATCATGCCGCTGCAGATCGGTGCGCCGGACGTCGCCTTCCCGCGACTCAACGGCTTCGCCTTCTGGCTCTACGTCTTCGGCGCGCTCATCGCGGTCGGCGGCTTCCTCACCCCGCAGGGTGCGGCCTCGTTCGGTTGGTTCGCATACGCGCCACTGAGTGACACGACGTTCACACCAGGACTCGGTGGGACGCTGTGGGTCTTCGGTCTCGGGATGACCGGCTTCTCGACCATCCTCGGCGCCGTGAACTTCATCACGACGATCATCACGATGCGTGCCCCGGGCATGACGATGTTCCGCATGTCGATCTTCACGTGGAACACCCTCGTGACGGCGCTCCTCGTCCTGATGGCCTTCCCGGTCCTCGCGGCGGCGCTGTTCGGCCTCGGCCTCGACCGCGTGTTCAACGCCCAGATCTTCAACCCGGCGAACGGCGGGGCGCTCCTCTGGCAGCACCTGTTCTGGTTCTTCGGCCACCCGGAGGTCTACATCATCGCACTGCCGTTCTTCGGCATCGTGTCCGAGATCTTCCCGGTGTTCAGCCGCAAGCCGATCTTCGGCTACAAGACCCTCGTCTACGCGACCATCTCCATCGCGGCCCTGTCGGTCACGGTGTGGGCGCACCACATGTACGTCACCGGTGGCGTCCTGCTCCCGTGGTTCTCGCTCATGACGATGCTCATCGCGGTCCCGACCGGCGTGAAGATCTTCAACTGGGTCGGCACGATGTGGCGCGGCTCGGTGACCTTCGAGACGCCGCTGCTCTGGTCCGTCGGCTTCCTCATCACCTTCACCTTCGGTGGTCTCACCGGTGTGATCCTGGCGTCGCCGCCGCTCGACTTCCACGTGTCCGACTCGTACTTCGTCGTCGCACACTTCCACTACGTGGTGTTCGGCACCGTCGTGTTCGCGATGTTCGCCGGGTTCTACTTCTGGTGGCCGAAGTGGACCGGCAAGATGCTCAACGAGCGCCTCGGCAAGATCCACTTCTGGCTGCTCTTCATCGGCTTCCACACGACGTTCCTCATCCAGCACTGGCTGGGCGTCATCGGCATGCCGCGTCGCTACGCGACCTACCTGCCGAACGACGGCTTCACCTGGATGAACCAGCTGTCGACGATCGGCTCGATGATCTTGGCGATCTCGTTCCTGCCCTTCATCTACAACATCTACGTCACCGCGCGGAACGCGCCGAAGGTCGCCGTGAACGACCCGTGGGGCTACGGCCGCTCGCTCGAGTGGGCGACCAGCTGCCCGCCGCCGCGCCACAACTTCACGTCGATCCCGCGGATCCGTTCCGAGTCCCCGGCGTTCGACCTGAACCACCCCGAGGCCGGTGTGCCGATCGGTGTGGGCCCGGCGAAGGACGCCCCCGACGCCCCGACCTACGACGCCGCGAAGGGCGAGGTGAAGTAA
- the coxB gene encoding cytochrome c oxidase subunit II, translating to MRSNRRIRWAAIPVAVGLVVALAGCTQQQLNGWLPGTEETRDVTNHTSRIVGLWTTSWVVLLAVGLIVWGLIIWAAIVYRRRKGQTGLPVQMRYNMPLEIFYTIVPLILVLGFFAFTAKDQAAIEQPFAKADATIHVYGKRWAWDFNYINEDDKSKSVYYQGIQAQEEENANGAIDESQLPTLYLPQGKKVHIELSSRDVNHSFWVIDFLYKKDMIPGKQNDEYFIPEKLGTYQGKCAELCGEYHSLMLFQVKVVTPTEYQKYLDSLAEQGKTGLLGDEYNTNTNEPNNKAPVTASEND from the coding sequence GTGCGTTCGAATCGCCGTATACGTTGGGCGGCCATCCCGGTGGCCGTCGGTCTGGTCGTCGCACTGGCTGGCTGCACGCAGCAGCAGCTCAACGGATGGCTCCCCGGCACGGAAGAGACGCGCGACGTCACGAACCACACCAGCCGCATCGTCGGTCTGTGGACCACCAGCTGGGTCGTCCTCCTCGCGGTCGGTCTGATCGTCTGGGGCCTCATCATCTGGGCCGCCATCGTCTACCGCCGCCGCAAGGGCCAGACCGGCCTGCCGGTGCAGATGCGGTACAACATGCCGCTCGAGATCTTCTACACGATCGTCCCGCTCATCCTCGTGCTCGGCTTCTTCGCCTTCACCGCGAAGGACCAGGCCGCGATCGAGCAGCCCTTCGCCAAGGCCGACGCGACGATCCACGTCTACGGCAAGCGCTGGGCGTGGGACTTCAACTACATCAACGAGGACGACAAGTCCAAGAGCGTCTACTACCAGGGCATCCAGGCCCAGGAAGAAGAGAACGCCAACGGCGCGATCGACGAGTCGCAGCTCCCGACGCTGTACCTGCCCCAGGGCAAGAAGGTGCACATCGAGCTGTCCTCGCGCGACGTCAACCACTCCTTCTGGGTGATCGACTTCCTCTACAAGAAGGACATGATCCCCGGCAAGCAGAACGACGAGTACTTCATCCCCGAGAAGCTCGGCACGTACCAGGGCAAGTGCGCGGAGCTCTGCGGTGAGTACCACTCCCTCATGCTCTTCCAGGTGAAGGTCGTCACGCCGACCGAGTACCAGAAGTACCTCGACTCCCTCGCGGAGCAGGGCAAGACGGGGCTCCTCGGCGACGAGTACAACACCAACACGAACGAACCGAACAACAAGGCGCCCGTGACGGCGTCCGAGAACGATTAG
- a CDS encoding iron-sulfur cluster assembly accessory protein, with protein sequence MSDTITEAQTAAATEMSTHGVQLSDAAAAKVASLLEQEGRDDLRLRLAVQPGGCSGLIYQLYFDERMLDGDTTAEFEPGVEVVVDKMSVPYLDGATIDFEDTIQKQGFTIDNPNAQGSCACGDSFH encoded by the coding sequence ATGAGCGACACCATCACCGAAGCGCAGACCGCCGCGGCGACCGAGATGTCGACGCACGGCGTGCAGCTGAGCGACGCGGCCGCGGCGAAGGTGGCGAGCCTCCTCGAGCAGGAGGGCCGTGACGACCTCCGCCTGCGCCTCGCCGTGCAGCCCGGTGGCTGCTCGGGACTCATCTACCAGCTCTACTTCGACGAGCGCATGCTCGACGGTGACACCACCGCCGAGTTCGAGCCCGGGGTCGAGGTCGTCGTCGACAAGATGAGCGTCCCGTACCTCGACGGCGCCACGATCGACTTCGAGGACACCATCCAGAAGCAGGGCTTCACGATCGACAACCCCAACGCGCAGGGCAGCTGCGCGTGCGGCGACAGCTTCCACTGA
- a CDS encoding dipeptidase, giving the protein MTDTDQHAAATDPALLDALREHVQGALPATIADLSALVRLPSVSWSAFDPANVRASAEAVADLARSTGVFAADDVRIVRSAFEGSTSDVAEEHADEQLGQPAVLAVRPARNGKPTVMLYAHHDVQPQGDDALWETPPFEPTLRGDRLYGRGASDDKAGVMTHIASLRALHAQFGDDLDLGVVLFVEGEEEFGSRSFRTFLREQKEHLAADVIVVADSDNWSAEVPSITVSLRGNVTFKATLTTLEHASHSGMFGGAAPDAMIPMVRLLASLHDDDGSVAVEGLTSYDGPVPERTDEELAADAALLPGVRPVGTGPVLSRMWFQPSITVTGMDVPSVANASNTLLPTVSARVSVRIAPGQSAADAYEAVERHLRAHVPFGARLEISEPDAGDGFLVDTAGWAVQDARTAMREGWGADAVEQGIGGSIPFVSDLAAEFPDAQILVTGVEDPDTRAHSPNESQHLGVLHRAIASETILLARLATR; this is encoded by the coding sequence ATGACCGACACCGACCAGCACGCAGCAGCCACCGACCCCGCACTCCTCGACGCCCTGCGCGAACACGTGCAGGGGGCGCTGCCGGCGACCATCGCCGACCTGTCCGCCCTCGTCCGCCTGCCCTCGGTGTCGTGGTCGGCGTTCGACCCGGCGAACGTGCGGGCGAGCGCCGAGGCCGTCGCGGACCTGGCCCGGTCGACCGGGGTCTTCGCCGCGGACGACGTCCGGATCGTCCGCTCCGCGTTCGAGGGCTCCACGTCGGACGTCGCCGAGGAGCACGCGGACGAGCAGCTCGGCCAGCCCGCCGTGCTCGCGGTCCGCCCGGCACGGAACGGGAAGCCGACGGTGATGCTCTACGCGCACCACGACGTGCAGCCGCAGGGCGACGACGCGCTCTGGGAGACGCCGCCGTTCGAGCCGACCCTCCGCGGCGACCGCCTCTACGGCCGCGGCGCCTCGGACGACAAGGCCGGCGTGATGACGCACATCGCCTCGCTCCGCGCGCTGCACGCCCAGTTCGGCGACGACCTCGACCTCGGTGTGGTCCTGTTCGTCGAGGGCGAGGAGGAGTTCGGCTCCCGGTCGTTCCGCACGTTCCTCCGTGAGCAGAAGGAGCACCTCGCCGCCGACGTCATCGTGGTGGCGGACAGTGACAACTGGTCGGCCGAGGTCCCGTCGATCACGGTGTCCCTCCGCGGCAACGTCACGTTCAAGGCCACCCTCACGACGCTCGAGCACGCGAGCCACAGCGGCATGTTCGGGGGAGCGGCCCCCGACGCGATGATCCCGATGGTGCGGCTGCTCGCCTCACTGCACGACGACGACGGGTCGGTCGCGGTCGAGGGGCTCACCTCGTACGACGGCCCGGTCCCCGAGCGCACCGACGAGGAGCTCGCGGCGGACGCCGCCCTGCTGCCGGGCGTCCGTCCGGTCGGCACCGGTCCGGTGCTCAGCCGGATGTGGTTCCAGCCGTCGATCACGGTGACGGGCATGGACGTCCCGAGCGTCGCGAACGCGTCGAACACCCTCCTGCCCACGGTCTCGGCGCGCGTCTCGGTCCGGATCGCCCCCGGGCAGTCCGCGGCCGACGCGTACGAGGCCGTCGAGCGCCACCTCCGGGCACACGTGCCGTTCGGCGCCCGCCTCGAGATCAGCGAGCCCGACGCCGGTGACGGCTTCCTCGTCGACACCGCCGGCTGGGCCGTGCAGGACGCGCGGACGGCGATGCGCGAGGGATGGGGCGCCGACGCCGTCGAGCAGGGGATCGGTGGGTCGATCCCGTTCGTCTCCGACCTCGCCGCGGAGTTCCCGGACGCGCAGATCCTCGTCACCGGCGTCGAGGACCCGGACACCCGCGCGCACAGCCCGAACGAGTCGCAGCACCTCGGCGTCCTGCACCGCGCGATCGCGTCCGAGACGATCCTGCTGGCGCGGCTCGCGACGCGCTGA
- a CDS encoding DUF3043 domain-containing protein codes for MAKAAPKTNTTVNPTEDELLEQGKGRPTPSRREREAANRRPLVGNSPADKKAARARLNTEREKARVGMANGEERYLPAKDRGEQRRFVRDWIDARWNVGEVMMPVLVIFLILGFAAAQTVLASYALLLVWAFVALFVLDCVVLWLSLRKKLTNKFGSMQRGTFLYILTRAWQLRFLRLPKPQVRRGQYPAV; via the coding sequence GTGGCGAAGGCAGCCCCCAAGACCAACACGACCGTCAACCCCACCGAGGACGAGCTCCTCGAGCAGGGCAAGGGCCGGCCGACGCCGAGCCGTCGTGAGCGTGAGGCCGCGAACCGTCGTCCGCTCGTCGGCAACTCCCCCGCCGACAAGAAGGCCGCGCGTGCACGCCTCAACACCGAGCGCGAGAAGGCCCGCGTCGGCATGGCGAACGGTGAGGAGCGGTACCTCCCGGCGAAGGACCGCGGCGAGCAGCGTCGGTTCGTGCGCGACTGGATCGACGCCCGCTGGAACGTGGGCGAGGTCATGATGCCCGTGCTCGTGATCTTCCTCATCCTCGGGTTCGCCGCCGCGCAGACCGTGCTCGCCTCGTACGCGCTGCTGCTCGTGTGGGCGTTCGTGGCGCTGTTCGTGCTCGACTGCGTCGTCCTCTGGCTGTCCCTCCGCAAGAAGCTCACGAACAAGTTCGGTTCGATGCAGCGCGGGACGTTCCTCTACATCCTCACGCGGGCGTGGCAGCTGCGGTTCCTCCGCCTGCCGAAGCCGCAGGTGCGCCGCGGGCAGTACCCCGCCGTCTGA